Genomic window (Dolosigranulum savutiense):
CTTGAGCAGCAAACGATCGGTCAACATAACGGCTAACTTGTTCCTGAGCCATAACTGCTTGTAGACGCTGGGCTTGCTCCCTTGTACTTAGCGGACAATCCGAATGAGACAGATTGACAACCTCCAAATAAACAGCCTGCCAATACGCTTCTTGAATAAGCGGTCGGAACCAATCTGACATCCCCCAGCTATCTATCAAACAGTCTAACTTCTGCGCAATCCGACCCTCTAACTCAAATCGCTTCGCACGAAACCGTCGAATCGCTGATCCAGGATGCTTGACGTAATGATAATAGACTTGCCGATTCACCCCGATCGAGGACACTTCCGCTAACACATCAAGGTTGAAGAGCGCATCTTGTCCCACCACTTGATCCGTAAACTGAGCCCCAATCTCCGCTAAAAATTCTCGCTTATATAGCTTATTCCACAACGCATAAGGCGAATGATAATAGTAATTTCCAAAATGATCTCGCACCATCTCGGTAGTTGTTAAAGTCGGAATAGCAGGCAAGCGTACTTCATTCAAATGAGGTGAACCAGCAACTGCCACTTCATAGCCAAAAACTAACAAATCAGTCGGTTCCGCTAGTAACTGCGCTCGGTTGTCCTTAATCAAGGTGGGTTCCAAATAATCATCTGGATCAGCAAAATAAATATACTCCCCTTGAGCTTGGGCAAGTCCTGCATTACGCGCCATCCCGGAGCCTAGATTTTCTTGATGAATCACGTGAATCATCTGATCTGGATATTGGGCCTGGAACTGATCGCATAGTCTCCCGGACTGATCCGTCGACCCATCATCTACCAAGATTAACTCCCACGCCTGTGATGATTGCGCCAGCACCGACTGAAGTGCTCTATGTAAATGCTCCTCCACATTATAGACCGGCATAATAATTGAAATAAACACGATCTCCCCTCCCATCTTGTCTATTTTAACATAAATCACGAGGCAATTCTTCCTTAATATTATGGTTTTCCCCAGTTTTAATGCTATAATGAACAAAACGCCTCAAAGAAAGGATTATGTTATGAGTATTTTAGTCACTGGTGGAGCAGGTTATATCGGCTCCCATACTGTTGTTGAATTATTGAATAAAAATTATGAAGTCATCATTGTGGACGACTTCTCGAATGCGCATCCAGAAGTACTTGACCGAATTGAAACCATTGCTGGCAAGCGTCCAACCTTTTATGAAGTTGATATTAATAACCGAACTGAATTAAAAAAAGTATTCGACAAACATGATGATCTACAAGCGGTCATTCATTTTGCCGGTTATAAGGCCGTGGGAGAATCAGTCGCTCACCCCTTAATGTATTATCGCAATAACCTGTTAGGAACCATCGTCTTGATGGAACTGATGGATGAGTATAATGTCAAAAAGCTTGTTTTCAGCTCAAGTGCAACCGTCTATGGCATGCACAATGAAGCACCCTTCACAGAAGATATGCCACTATCGACAACTAATCCGTATGGGTCAACGAAGCTCTTTATCGAACAGTTTATCGAAGATCAGTATACGGCTGATAATGAATGGTCAGCGGCAAACTTACGCTATTTTAATCCGATTGGTGCCCATCCAAGCGGTCAGATGGGGGAAGATCCCTCCGACACACCAAATAACTTGATGCCTTACATTACCCAAGTCGCAGTGGGCAAACGTGAGCAACTGCAAGTATTCGGTGATGATTACGAGACCCCAGACGGAACGGGTGTCCGAGACTACATCCACGTCGTTGATCTGGCTCTCGGTCACTTGAAGGCACTCGAATATGTCTTAGATTCAACCGGTGCACAGGCATTCAACTTAGGAACCGGTGAAGGCTACTCTGTTCTTGACTTAGTAAAAACGTTCCAAGACGTTAATCAAGTAGATGTGCCTTACAGCATTGTACCGCGTCGTCCCGGCGATATTGCGACGAGTTATGCCGACGTGACGAAAGCAAATGATGTATTGAATTGGTCAGCTCAACTCGGCATTAAAGACATGTGTCGCGATGCTTGGAACTGGCAGAAAAATAACCCCGAAGGCTATACTGATTAAATAGAAAAACCAGCTTGTTCAGTACATTTCTTTGAACCGAACAGGCTGGTTTTTATACATAATTTTTATTTTTAGATTGTGTTATTTTATCAATCCGGCACGTCTACGTGTTATATAGACATCAACAATACCTATCACAAGCGCAAATGGACCGCTATAGGCAACGCCTGACCAACCTAAAATGTACAAGACGATGTAGAAGATTAAAGATCGGTAAAAATCAGATCTTGTTAACTGTCCATAATCTTCCCAATTAAACCATGTTTTAGTGATTAAACTCAATACAATCAGCAAGTAAATAACATGACCACCCCAGAACAGATAAGGAAACTCAGTGATAAACCGTTCAGCCAAATGTGTACTCGTAAGCATGGATAACCCCATAACTAAGACTCCCACAATGCCTGTATAATAAGAATACATGAATTTATCCCCTCCTCCTCTATATCAGCTTACTACAGCGATTACTCGATCACGGGGTCAACTGGAGGCCATCCCCAGTCAAAATAAAAGGCAACTCCTCTACCTTGAGCTATTGCTCCTGTAATTTTCATAGCTAGATCAGCAAAGAACGCCGCGCCAAAACCAGCCGCGCCTGCTGCGACCACAGCACCTACAGGACCAACGCTAGATCCGAGTGCAATGAAAGCAGCTTTTAATGCAGCTGGACTTGTTTGAGCCGCTACTAATAATGATGATGCTACCCCAGCTGTTAA
Coding sequences:
- a CDS encoding glycosyltransferase family 2 protein, whose translation is MFISIIMPVYNVEEHLHRALQSVLAQSSQAWELILVDDGSTDQSGRLCDQFQAQYPDQMIHVIHQENLGSGMARNAGLAQAQGEYIYFADPDDYLEPTLIKDNRAQLLAEPTDLLVFGYEVAVAGSPHLNEVRLPAIPTLTTTEMVRDHFGNYYYHSPYALWNKLYKREFLAEIGAQFTDQVVGQDALFNLDVLAEVSSIGVNRQVYYHYVKHPGSAIRRFRAKRFELEGRIAQKLDCLIDSWGMSDWFRPLIQEAYWQAVYLEVVNLSHSDCPLSTREQAQRLQAVMAQEQVSRYVDRSFAAQETNVFRRQLMRALLSGHYRWALRLMKGRLAVERWSADIFYTVRQWLS
- the galE gene encoding UDP-glucose 4-epimerase GalE, which gives rise to MSILVTGGAGYIGSHTVVELLNKNYEVIIVDDFSNAHPEVLDRIETIAGKRPTFYEVDINNRTELKKVFDKHDDLQAVIHFAGYKAVGESVAHPLMYYRNNLLGTIVLMELMDEYNVKKLVFSSSATVYGMHNEAPFTEDMPLSTTNPYGSTKLFIEQFIEDQYTADNEWSAANLRYFNPIGAHPSGQMGEDPSDTPNNLMPYITQVAVGKREQLQVFGDDYETPDGTGVRDYIHVVDLALGHLKALEYVLDSTGAQAFNLGTGEGYSVLDLVKTFQDVNQVDVPYSIVPRRPGDIATSYADVTKANDVLNWSAQLGIKDMCRDAWNWQKNNPEGYTD